In Mycolicibacterium mucogenicum DSM 44124, the following are encoded in one genomic region:
- a CDS encoding MFS transporter gives MMFGFFMILVDSTIVAVANVVIMQKLGTDYDGVIWVTSAYLLAYAVPLLVAGRLGDRFGPRNLYLTGLAVFMLASLWCGLSGSIGMLIAARVVQGLGAALLTPQTLSTITRIFPPERRGAAMSVWGATAGVATLVGPLAGGVLVDHLGWQWIFFVNVPIGIVGLALAWVLVPQLPTERHRFDVLGVVLSGVGMFGIVFGLQEGQTHGWAWWIWLVILAGVGFMAAFVYWQAVNPDEPLIPLTVFHDNDFCLSNVAVATIGFCVTAMILPVMFHAQAVLGLSATESALLTAPMAVVSGMLAPLVGKLIDRYPPQPIVGSGFSALAIGLTWLSFGLTPDTPLWQLTLPFIVMGIGMAFIWSPLAATATRNLPPRLAGAGSGVYNATRLVGSVLGSAGMAAYMTSRISAEMPTGGRPVAGEGTPVTLPPFLHEPFATAMSQSLLLPAFVALFGIVAALFLRGQATAAPLVRPRTSVPEPPEPNYFPDDDDYVEYTVDRAAFDAVADSEQWDRYAVPAESDEDYAHFESEDPDEPRTSPIPMRVDHWHSPRRPEVVAAEAPPTPRRGRHYREDDEADDPGIYGLHSM, from the coding sequence ATGATGTTCGGCTTCTTCATGATCCTGGTGGACTCCACGATCGTCGCTGTCGCCAACGTCGTCATCATGCAGAAGCTCGGCACCGACTACGACGGTGTCATCTGGGTGACCAGTGCCTATCTGCTGGCGTATGCGGTACCGCTGCTGGTCGCGGGCCGGCTCGGTGACCGCTTCGGGCCACGCAACCTGTATCTGACGGGCCTGGCGGTGTTCATGCTGGCGTCGTTGTGGTGCGGCTTGTCCGGCAGCATCGGGATGCTGATCGCCGCGCGCGTCGTACAGGGGCTGGGCGCGGCGCTGCTGACGCCGCAGACCCTGTCCACGATCACCCGCATCTTCCCGCCCGAACGCCGCGGCGCGGCCATGAGCGTGTGGGGCGCCACGGCCGGGGTGGCGACACTGGTCGGCCCGCTGGCCGGTGGCGTGCTGGTCGACCATCTCGGCTGGCAGTGGATCTTCTTCGTCAACGTGCCGATCGGCATCGTCGGCCTGGCGCTGGCCTGGGTGCTGGTGCCGCAGCTGCCGACCGAGCGGCACCGGTTCGACGTCCTCGGCGTGGTGCTGTCGGGTGTCGGCATGTTCGGCATCGTGTTCGGCCTGCAGGAGGGACAGACTCACGGCTGGGCCTGGTGGATCTGGCTGGTGATCCTCGCCGGCGTGGGCTTCATGGCCGCCTTCGTGTACTGGCAGGCGGTCAACCCGGACGAGCCGCTGATCCCGCTGACGGTGTTCCACGACAACGACTTCTGCCTGTCCAACGTGGCCGTGGCCACCATCGGCTTCTGCGTCACCGCGATGATCCTGCCGGTGATGTTCCACGCCCAGGCCGTCCTCGGTCTGAGCGCGACGGAGTCGGCACTGCTCACCGCGCCCATGGCGGTGGTGTCCGGGATGCTGGCGCCGCTCGTCGGCAAGCTGATCGACCGCTACCCGCCGCAACCGATCGTGGGGTCGGGATTCTCGGCGCTGGCGATCGGGCTGACCTGGTTGTCGTTCGGGCTGACTCCCGACACGCCGCTGTGGCAGCTGACGCTGCCGTTCATCGTCATGGGCATCGGCATGGCGTTCATCTGGTCGCCGCTGGCGGCGACCGCGACCCGCAATCTGCCGCCGCGGCTGGCCGGCGCCGGGTCCGGCGTTTACAACGCGACGCGGTTGGTCGGCTCGGTGCTGGGCAGCGCCGGCATGGCCGCCTACATGACGTCCCGGATCAGCGCCGAGATGCCGACCGGCGGCCGTCCCGTTGCCGGCGAAGGCACACCGGTGACGCTGCCGCCGTTCCTGCACGAGCCGTTCGCGACCGCGATGTCGCAGTCGCTGCTGCTGCCGGCGTTCGTCGCGTTGTTCGGCATCGTCGCCGCGCTGTTCCTGCGGGGCCAGGCGACCGCCGCGCCGTTGGTTCGGCCCCGGACCTCTGTCCCGGAACCGCCCGAACCCAACTACTTTCCCGATGACGACGACTACGTCGAGTACACCGTCGACCGCGCCGCATTCGACGCCGTGGCTGACTCCGAGCAGTGGGACCGTTACGCCGTGCCCGCCGAATCTGATGAGGACTACGCGCACTTCGAGTCCGAAGACCCCGACGAGCCGCGCACCTCACCTATTCCGATGCGCGTCGACCACTGGCACAGTCCGCGTCGCCCGGAGGTCGTGGCGGCTGAAGCGCCTCCGACGCCGCGGCGCGGCCGGCACTATCGGGAAGACGACGAGGCCGACGATCCCGGCATCTACGGTTTGCATTCGATGTAG
- a CDS encoding multifunctional oxoglutarate decarboxylase/oxoglutarate dehydrogenase thiamine pyrophosphate-binding subunit/dihydrolipoyllysine-residue succinyltransferase subunit, whose protein sequence is MSTSPSPFGQNEWLVEEMYRKFREDPSSVDPSWHDFLRDYNPEPVTDTTDSVAAATPAPAAAPAAPAAAPTAPAPAAAPAAPAAPAPAAPAKAAPAKAAAGPAPAEDAETQTLRGAAAAVVKNMNASLDVPTATSVRAIPAKLMIDNRVVINNHLKRTRGGKISFTHLLGYAIVQAVKQFPNMNRYFAEVDGKPTAVTPAHTNLGLAIDLQNKDGSRQLVVAAIKRCETMQFGQFIAAYEDIVRRARDGKLTAEDFSGVTISLTNPGTIGTVHSVPRLMRGQGAIIGAGAMEYPAEFQGASEERIAELGVGKLITLTSTYDHRIIQGAESGDFLRTVHHLLLDDAFFDEIFRELGIPYEPVRWRIDNPDSIAHKNARIIELIAAYRNRGHLMADIDPLRLDKTRFRSHPDLDVNTHGLTLWDLDREFKVDGFAGKQFMKLRDVLSVLRDAYCRHVGVEYTHILEPEQQKWLQERVEVKHDKPTVGEQKYILSKLNAAEAFETFLHTKYVGQKRFSLEGAEAVIPMMDAAIDQAAEHNLDEVVIGMPHRGRLNVLANIVGKPYSKIFSEFEGNLNPALAHGSGDVKYHLGATGHYLQMFGDNEIDVSLVANPSHLEAVDPVLEGLVRAKQDLLVGDEHDDSDAHGRFSIVPMMLHGDAAFAGQGVVAETLNLALLKGYRTGGTIHIVVNNQIGFTTAPTDSRSSEYCTDVAKMIGAPIFHVNGDDPEACAWVARLAVDFREAFKKDVVIDMLCYRRRGHNEGDDPSMTQPYMYDVIDTKRGVRKTYTEALIGRGDISLKEAEDALRDYQGQLERVFNEVRELEKHELAPSESVESDQTIPQRLLTAVDKSLLARIGDAHLAVPEGFNVHPRVKPVLEKRREMAYEGKVDWAFAELLALGSMVAEGRLIRFSGQDTQRGTFTQRHAVLIDRVTGEEFTPLQLLATNTDGTPTGGKLLIYNSALSEFAAVGFEYGYSVGNPDAMVLWEAQFGDFVNGAQSIIDEFISSGEAKWGQLSDVVLLLPHGHEGQGPDHTSGRIERFLQVCAEGSMTVAMPSTPANYFHLLRRHGLDGIHRPLIVFTPKSMLRNKAAVSDIKDFTEIKFRSVLEEPTYEDGVGDRSKVTRVLLTSGKLYYELVARKAKDKREDIAIVRIEQLYPLPKRRLEATLAQYPNVQQYFWVQEEPANQGAWPTFGLSLPELLPDRLTGIKRISRRAMSAPSSGSSKVHAIEQQAIIDEAFAP, encoded by the coding sequence GTGAGCACATCACCTTCACCATTCGGTCAGAACGAGTGGCTGGTCGAAGAGATGTATCGCAAATTCCGTGAGGACCCGTCCTCGGTGGACCCGAGTTGGCACGACTTCCTGCGTGACTACAACCCCGAACCCGTCACGGACACAACAGATTCCGTAGCCGCGGCGACCCCGGCGCCCGCCGCCGCACCCGCAGCCCCGGCTGCTGCGCCGACCGCACCGGCTCCCGCCGCGGCCCCTGCCGCACCGGCTGCCCCGGCCCCCGCCGCGCCTGCCAAGGCCGCCCCCGCCAAGGCCGCTGCCGGACCCGCGCCCGCCGAGGACGCCGAGACGCAGACGCTGCGCGGCGCCGCTGCCGCCGTCGTCAAGAACATGAACGCGTCGCTGGACGTGCCGACCGCCACGAGCGTGCGCGCCATCCCCGCGAAGCTGATGATCGACAACCGCGTCGTCATCAACAACCACCTCAAGCGCACCCGCGGCGGCAAGATCAGCTTCACCCATCTGCTGGGCTACGCGATCGTCCAGGCGGTCAAGCAGTTCCCCAACATGAACCGCTACTTCGCCGAGGTCGACGGCAAGCCGACGGCCGTCACGCCGGCGCACACCAACCTCGGTCTGGCGATCGACCTGCAGAACAAGGACGGTTCGCGCCAGCTCGTCGTTGCAGCCATCAAGCGTTGCGAGACAATGCAATTCGGCCAGTTCATCGCCGCCTACGAGGACATCGTCCGGCGTGCCCGCGACGGCAAACTGACCGCCGAGGACTTCAGCGGCGTCACCATCTCGCTGACCAACCCGGGCACCATCGGCACCGTGCATTCGGTGCCGCGCCTGATGCGCGGTCAGGGCGCCATCATCGGCGCCGGTGCCATGGAGTACCCGGCCGAGTTCCAGGGCGCCAGCGAAGAGCGCATCGCCGAGCTCGGCGTCGGCAAGCTCATCACCCTGACGTCGACCTACGACCACCGCATCATCCAGGGCGCCGAGTCCGGTGACTTCCTGCGCACCGTGCACCACCTGCTGCTCGACGACGCCTTCTTCGACGAGATCTTCCGCGAGCTGGGCATCCCCTACGAGCCGGTGCGCTGGCGGATCGACAACCCGGACTCGATCGCCCACAAGAACGCCCGCATCATCGAGTTGATCGCGGCCTACCGCAACCGCGGCCACCTGATGGCCGACATCGACCCGCTGCGCCTCGACAAGACCCGTTTCCGCAGCCACCCCGACCTCGACGTCAACACCCACGGCCTGACGCTGTGGGACCTGGACCGCGAGTTCAAGGTCGACGGTTTCGCCGGCAAGCAGTTCATGAAGCTGCGCGACGTGCTGTCGGTGCTGCGCGACGCCTACTGCCGCCACGTCGGTGTCGAGTACACCCACATCCTCGAACCCGAGCAGCAGAAATGGCTGCAAGAGCGCGTCGAGGTCAAGCACGACAAGCCCACGGTCGGTGAGCAGAAGTACATCCTGTCCAAGCTCAACGCCGCCGAGGCCTTCGAGACCTTCCTGCACACCAAATACGTTGGGCAGAAACGCTTCTCGCTGGAAGGCGCGGAAGCCGTCATCCCGATGATGGACGCCGCCATCGACCAGGCGGCCGAACACAACCTCGACGAAGTCGTCATCGGCATGCCGCACCGCGGCCGCCTCAACGTGCTGGCCAACATCGTCGGCAAGCCGTACTCGAAGATCTTCAGCGAGTTCGAGGGCAATCTGAACCCGGCGCTGGCGCACGGTTCTGGCGACGTGAAGTACCACCTCGGCGCCACCGGCCACTACCTGCAGATGTTCGGCGACAACGAGATCGACGTGTCGCTCGTGGCCAACCCCAGTCACCTCGAAGCCGTCGACCCGGTCCTCGAGGGCCTGGTCCGGGCCAAGCAGGACCTGCTGGTCGGCGACGAACACGACGACAGCGACGCGCACGGCCGCTTCTCGATCGTGCCGATGATGCTGCACGGCGACGCCGCGTTCGCCGGCCAGGGCGTCGTGGCCGAGACGCTGAACCTCGCGCTGCTCAAGGGCTACCGCACCGGCGGCACCATCCACATCGTCGTGAACAACCAGATCGGATTCACCACGGCGCCAACGGATTCGCGCTCCAGTGAGTACTGCACCGACGTGGCCAAGATGATCGGCGCGCCGATCTTCCACGTCAACGGCGACGACCCCGAGGCCTGCGCCTGGGTGGCCCGTCTCGCCGTGGACTTCCGCGAGGCGTTCAAGAAGGACGTCGTCATCGACATGTTGTGCTACCGCCGCCGCGGCCACAACGAAGGCGACGACCCGTCGATGACCCAGCCGTACATGTACGACGTCATCGACACCAAGCGCGGCGTCCGCAAGACCTACACCGAAGCCCTCATCGGCCGCGGTGACATCTCCCTCAAAGAGGCCGAGGACGCCCTGCGCGACTACCAGGGCCAGCTCGAACGGGTCTTCAACGAGGTCCGCGAGCTCGAGAAGCACGAGCTCGCGCCCAGCGAGTCGGTGGAGTCCGACCAGACCATCCCGCAGCGCCTGCTGACCGCGGTCGACAAGTCGCTGCTGGCCCGCATCGGTGACGCACACCTCGCGGTGCCCGAGGGCTTCAACGTGCACCCACGCGTCAAGCCCGTGCTGGAGAAGCGCCGCGAGATGGCCTACGAAGGCAAGGTCGACTGGGCGTTCGCCGAGCTGCTGGCCCTGGGCTCGATGGTCGCCGAAGGCCGGCTCATCCGGTTCTCCGGTCAGGACACGCAGCGCGGCACCTTCACGCAGCGGCACGCGGTCCTCATCGACCGCGTCACCGGTGAGGAGTTCACCCCGCTGCAGCTGCTGGCCACCAACACCGACGGCACCCCGACCGGCGGCAAGCTGCTGATCTACAACTCGGCGCTGTCGGAGTTCGCCGCGGTCGGCTTCGAGTACGGCTACTCGGTGGGCAACCCCGACGCCATGGTGCTGTGGGAAGCCCAGTTCGGTGACTTCGTCAACGGCGCGCAGTCGATCATCGACGAGTTCATCAGCTCCGGTGAGGCCAAGTGGGGCCAGCTCTCCGACGTGGTGCTCCTGCTGCCGCACGGTCACGAGGGCCAGGGCCCGGACCACACATCGGGCCGCATCGAGCGGTTCCTGCAGGTGTGCGCCGAAGGTTCGATGACGGTCGCGATGCCGTCGACCCCGGCCAACTACTTCCACCTCCTGCGCCGGCACGGCCTCGACGGCATCCACCGGCCGCTCATCGTCTTCACCCCGAAGTCGATGCTGCGCAACAAGGCCGCGGTCAGCGACATCAAGGACTTCACCGAGATCAAGTTCCGCTCGGTGCTCGAAGAGCCGACCTACGAAGACGGCGTCGGCGACCGGTCGAAGGTCACCCGGGTGCTGCTCACCAGCGGCAAGCTGTACTACGAGCTGGTGGCCCGCAAGGCCAAGGACAAGCGCGAGGACATCGCGATCGTGCGCATCGAGCAGCTGTACCCGCTACCCAAGCGCCGGCTCGAGGCGACGCTGGCCCAGTACCCGAACGTGCAGCAGTACTTCTGGGTTCAGGAGGAGCCGGCCAACCAGGGTGCCTGGCCGACGTTCGGCCTGAGCCTGCCGGAGCTGCTGCCCGACCGCCTGACCGGCATCAAGCGCATCTCGCGCCGGGCCATGAGCGCGCCGTCGTCGGGCAGCTCGAAGGTGCACGCCATCGAGCAGCAGGCCATCATCGACGAGGCGTTCGCCCCGTAG
- a CDS encoding multidrug effflux MFS transporter, which produces MAASPLVDLTAVGDATDSGVPAEAPEVRPAPSRTRMIVVLGLLVALGPLTIDMYLPALPRIASELGLSSSVAQLTLTGTLGGLALGQLIVGPLSDALGRRRPLVAGILLHMAASLLCLFAPNIEVLGIARALQGVGAAAASVVAVAVVSDLFEESVAAVVMSRLILVLGVAPVLAPSLGAAVLLRGSWHWVFAALAVLGGAILAVAVLALPETLAVADRRPLQLRAILRTYVEVLSDVRFVVLVLVGALGMSGLFAYIAGAAFVLQGRYGLDQQSFALVFAAGAIALIGSTQFNVVLLRRFEPQKIALVALIAASVFGLVFVALAALHVGGLAGFLIPVWAMLAAMGLVIPNTPAVALARHPDAAGTAAAALGAAQFGLGAAVAPLVGALGNGELALAGVMTTGVVVALFALLAVGDKGESGHERHRH; this is translated from the coding sequence ATGGCAGCATCGCCCCTTGTGGATCTGACAGCGGTAGGCGACGCCACCGATAGTGGCGTGCCCGCCGAGGCCCCGGAAGTACGTCCGGCGCCGAGCCGTACCCGGATGATCGTGGTGCTCGGCCTGCTGGTCGCACTGGGCCCGCTGACCATCGACATGTACCTGCCGGCACTGCCCCGGATTGCCTCTGAGCTGGGGTTGTCGTCGTCGGTCGCGCAGCTGACGCTGACCGGGACGCTGGGCGGCCTGGCCCTCGGCCAGCTGATCGTCGGCCCGCTGTCGGACGCGTTGGGCCGTCGGCGGCCCCTGGTCGCCGGCATCCTGCTGCACATGGCGGCGTCGCTGCTGTGCCTGTTCGCGCCGAACATCGAGGTGCTGGGCATCGCCCGCGCGCTGCAGGGTGTGGGCGCCGCCGCGGCTTCTGTGGTGGCCGTCGCCGTCGTGAGTGACCTCTTCGAAGAGTCGGTCGCGGCCGTCGTGATGTCGCGGTTGATCCTGGTCCTGGGCGTGGCGCCGGTGTTGGCGCCGTCGCTCGGCGCGGCCGTGCTGCTGCGCGGTTCGTGGCACTGGGTTTTCGCCGCGCTCGCCGTCCTGGGCGGCGCGATCCTGGCGGTGGCGGTGCTGGCCCTGCCCGAGACCCTCGCCGTCGCCGACCGGCGCCCGCTACAACTGCGGGCGATCTTGCGGACGTACGTCGAGGTGCTGAGCGATGTCCGCTTCGTGGTGCTGGTCCTCGTCGGTGCCCTCGGCATGTCGGGCCTGTTCGCGTACATCGCCGGTGCCGCCTTCGTGCTGCAGGGGCGGTACGGCCTCGACCAGCAGTCCTTCGCGCTGGTGTTCGCCGCAGGGGCGATCGCGCTCATCGGCTCCACCCAATTCAACGTCGTACTGCTGCGCCGGTTCGAGCCGCAGAAGATCGCGCTGGTCGCGCTGATCGCCGCGTCGGTGTTCGGCCTCGTGTTCGTCGCGCTGGCCGCGCTGCACGTGGGCGGGCTGGCCGGGTTCCTCATCCCGGTATGGGCGATGCTGGCCGCGATGGGCCTCGTGATTCCGAACACACCCGCCGTCGCACTGGCCCGTCACCCCGATGCCGCCGGTACCGCGGCGGCCGCGCTGGGCGCCGCCCAGTTCGGGCTCGGCGCGGCGGTGGCGCCACTCGTCGGCGCGCTGGGTAACGGTGAGTTGGCGCTCGCGGGCGTGATGACGACGGGCGTCGTGGTCGCCCTGTTCGCGCTGCTGGCTGTCGGCGACAAGGGTGAGTCGGGACACGAACGTCACCGCCATTAG
- a CDS encoding FAD-binding oxidoreductase has protein sequence MTLLDQLASIVGAGYVTTDPDVLAGRVVDQTGRYRGHAQALVRPGSETEVAAVLRACRDAGACVTVQGGRTSLVAGTVPEHDDILLSTERLSAIDAVDTAERRVRAGAGATCAAVQHAAAAAGLVFGVDLASRDSATVGGMASTNAGGLRTVRYGNMREQILGLEVALPDGTVVRRHSQVRSDNTGYDLTSLFVGAEGTLGVITGVDLRLHPVPPHRVTAVAGFDDLDALIATGRRLRDTDGIAALELVDARASALTAEHLGVHAAVSGAWQLLVEMAGEADQTDLLADVLADAELTGEPAVGVDAGASQRLWQVRESIGEVLGWYGPPLKFDVSLPLSDVARFADAAAAVTAEHAPEAIPVLFGHIGEGNLHLNLVRCNVSGESERALYTAMMNLIAECGGNVSSEHGVGSRKRDYLTMSRTDADVAAMRTVKAAFDPTGYLNPAVLFR, from the coding sequence ATGACTCTCTTGGATCAGCTCGCATCCATCGTCGGCGCCGGGTACGTCACCACCGATCCCGATGTCCTCGCCGGACGCGTCGTCGACCAGACCGGCCGCTACCGCGGCCACGCCCAGGCGCTGGTCCGCCCGGGCAGCGAGACCGAGGTCGCGGCAGTACTGCGCGCGTGCCGCGACGCCGGCGCCTGCGTCACGGTGCAGGGCGGCCGGACGTCACTGGTGGCAGGCACCGTCCCCGAGCACGACGACATCCTGCTGTCCACCGAACGGCTGTCGGCCATCGACGCCGTGGACACCGCGGAGCGCCGGGTCCGAGCCGGGGCCGGAGCGACCTGCGCCGCCGTGCAGCACGCCGCCGCCGCCGCGGGGCTGGTGTTCGGCGTCGACCTCGCGTCCCGTGATTCGGCGACCGTCGGCGGCATGGCGTCGACCAACGCCGGCGGCCTGCGGACGGTGCGCTACGGCAACATGCGCGAACAGATTCTGGGCCTCGAGGTGGCGTTGCCCGACGGCACGGTGGTGCGGCGGCACAGCCAAGTGCGTAGCGACAACACCGGTTACGACCTGACCTCGTTGTTCGTCGGCGCCGAGGGCACGCTCGGGGTCATCACCGGCGTGGACCTACGGCTGCACCCCGTACCGCCGCATCGGGTGACCGCGGTGGCCGGGTTCGACGACCTCGACGCCTTGATCGCCACCGGGCGACGGCTCCGGGACACCGACGGCATCGCGGCACTGGAACTGGTCGACGCGCGCGCCAGCGCCCTGACCGCGGAGCACCTCGGCGTGCACGCGGCCGTCAGCGGCGCGTGGCAGCTGCTGGTCGAAATGGCCGGCGAGGCAGACCAAACCGACCTGCTGGCCGACGTGTTGGCCGACGCCGAGCTGACGGGCGAACCCGCGGTAGGCGTCGATGCCGGCGCCAGCCAGCGGCTGTGGCAGGTTCGCGAATCGATCGGCGAGGTGCTGGGCTGGTACGGCCCACCACTGAAATTCGATGTGTCGCTGCCACTTTCAGACGTGGCACGGTTCGCTGATGCCGCGGCCGCAGTGACCGCCGAGCACGCGCCCGAGGCCATTCCCGTGCTGTTCGGTCACATCGGCGAGGGCAACCTGCATCTGAACCTGGTGCGCTGCAACGTCTCCGGCGAAAGCGAACGCGCCCTCTACACCGCGATGATGAATCTGATCGCCGAATGCGGAGGCAACGTCAGCTCCGAACACGGCGTCGGCTCCCGCAAGCGCGACTACCTGACCATGTCACGCACCGACGCCGACGTCGCAGCCATGCGCACGGTGAAGGCGGCGTTCGACCCGACGGGGTACCTCAATCCCGCGGTGCTGTTCCGCTGA